The Neovison vison isolate M4711 chromosome 13, ASM_NN_V1, whole genome shotgun sequence genome includes a region encoding these proteins:
- the KATNBL1 gene encoding KATNB1-like protein 1, producing the protein MASEAHNVKKRGFCNNIEDHSTDLPRKRISHFTNKNMKEVKKSPKQLAAYINRTVGQAVKSPDKLRKVIYRRKKVYHPFPNPCYRKKQSPRSGGCDMANKENELACAGHLPEKLRHDSRTYLINSSDSGSSQTESPSSKYSGFFSEVSQDHETMAQVLFSRNLRLNVALTFWRKRSISELVAYLVRIEDLGVVVDCLPVLTNSLQEEKQYISLGCCVDLLPLVKSLLKSKFEEYIIVGLNWLQAVIKRWWSELSSKTEIINDGNIQILKQQLSGLWEQENHLTLVPGYTGNIAKDVDAYLLQLH; encoded by the exons ATGGCATCTGAAGCCCACAATGTTAAAAAACGAGGCTTTTGTAATAATATTGAGGATCATTCCACTGATCTTCCCAGAAAAAGGATCTCTCATTTTACTAATAAGAACATGAAGGAG gttaAGAAATCTCCAAAACAGTTGGCTGCTTACATAAATAG AACAGTTGGACAAGCTGTGAAAAGCCCAGATAAACTACGTAAGGTGATCTATCGCAGAAAGAAAGTGTATCATCCTTTTCCAAATCCTTGTTACAGAAAAAAACAGTCCCCTAGAAGTGGGGGCTGTGACAtggcaaataaagaaaatgaactgGCTTGTGCAGGTCACCTGCCTGAAAAATTACGCCATGATAGTCGAACATATTTGATTAACTCCAGTGATTCTGGTTCTTCACAGACAGAAAGCCCATCATCAAAATATAGTGGGTTTTTTTCTGAG gtttctcagGACCatgaaacaatggcacaggttTTGTTCAGCAGGAATTTGAGATTGAATGTAGCTTTAACATtctggagaaagagaagtatAAGTGAACTTGTAGCTTATTTGGTGAG GATAGAAGACCTTGGAGTTGTTGTGGATTGCCTTCCTGTGCTCACCaatag tttacaggaagaaaaacaataCATCTCACTTGGCTGCTGTGTAGATTTGTTGCCTCTAGTAAAATCCCTACTTAAAAGCAAGTTCGAAGA ATATATAATAGTTGGTTTAAACTGGCTTCAAGCAGTCATAAAAAGGTGGTGGTCTGAACTGTCatccaaaacagaaattataaatgATGG aaatattcagattttaaaacaacaattaaGTGGATTATGGGAACAAGAAAACCATCTTACTTTGGTTCCGGGATATACTGGTAATATAGCCAAG GATGTAGATGCTTATTTATTACAGTTGCATTGA